The sequence GGAGATGAACAGGTTCTGCTGCAGGATCTCGGCGCGCCGCACCAGGTCTTCGGGCAGCCACATCCAGCCGATGCGCCAGCCGGTCATGCAGTAGTACTTGGAGAAGCTGTTGATGACGACGGCGTCGCGCGTCAATTCCAGCGCGCTGACGGAAGGCGCCCGATAATCGAGCCCGTGATAGATTTCGTCCGATATCAACCGGATGCCCAGGCGCTTGCAGGTGGCGACGATCTCCGCCAGGCCTGCACGATCCACGGCCGCCCCGGTCGGGTTGGCCGGGCTGGCAAACAGCAGTCCGTCGAACGGCGCCGCCGCATAAGCTGCCGCGATGTCGGCGCCGGTCAGCCGCCAGCCATTGGTGGAGCTCAGCGGAATCTCGGCGATGGAAAAGCCCAGTCCCAGGAGCGTGTTGACATAGGCCGGGTAGCCCGGGCGGGTGATGGCGATCCGGGCGCCCGGCCGGAAGGCGGCATGGAACGCGATGATGAAGCCGGCCGATGAGCCCATGGTGCAAAGGATCGAGTCGGCATCGACCGAAACGCCATGCTGATCCTGGTAATATCGCGACAAGCCATGGCGCAGCTCGTCCAGCCCCTTGGCGTTGGTGTAGCCCTGAGCCAGCGGCAGGGCCTTCGCCACCGCCTCTATTACCCGCGGCGCCGGCGGTGCGCCCGGTTCGCCGACCTCAAGGTGACAGACCGTCCTGCCCGTAGTCTCGATGGCCTTGGCTCGCTTGAGGATTTCCATCGCGTGGAACGGCATCAAGCCATCGGTCGGCTGGTCGGTCATCGGCATCTGTCCTTCTTCACCGCTGCGCGGAGGCAGAGATGAAAGGGGCCTATCCGCTTCCGCCCCGCCCCTCAACAACAATTGATGCGGCCCGGGTCGAGCCGTTCACTCCTTGCTGCCAAAGTCGCTTCACGTCTGCTAGAAGGCTGGCCGACTAATCCAAGGGGAGCCACCAGTCCATGTCGCGCGTCACACTTGCCCTCGTCGCCCTCGTGGGCATTCTGGCTGGGGCCTTTGGCTATTCGGTGCTGAGCCGGCCGGCCCCGCAGACCGACGTCGCCGCCGTCCAGGCCATGATCGACGAGGCTATCGCGGCCTATGATACCAAACAGGTTCAGGCCGCAAGCAGTGCACCGCAACCGGTGGCGGCCCTCGACCCGGCCGAACTCAACCCGCTGATCGAATCCTACCTGATGAGCGATCCCAAGATCCTGCAGCGGATGTCGGTCGCCCTCGATACCACCCTCCAGGCCGAAGAACGCTCGCAGGCCACGACGGCCATCGCCTCCATGCGGGACGCCATCTACAACGATCCAGGTCAGGTCGTACTGGGCAATCCGGACGGCGACGTCACGCTGGTCGAGTTCTTCGACTACAATTGCGGCTATTGCCGCGCTGCCGTTCCGGACATGGCCGCGCTGCTGGCCGAAGATCCCAACCTGCGCATCATTCTCAAGGAATTCCCGATCCTTTCCAACGAGTCGATCGACGCGGCCCGGGTCGCCGTGCTGGTGGGCGAAGCCGACGTCGACTATTGGAGCTTCCACGAGGCTCTGTTCACCAGCCGCAGCCAGGTCGACAAGCAGGTTGCTCTCAACGCCGCCGCGGACCTTGGCCTTTCCCCGGTTGCGCTGGAGCTCGACATGGGCGCCGAGAACGTCGCCAAGACTATCCAGACCTCCTACGAGATCGCCAAGGCGCTCAATATCACCGGCACGCCCACCTACATCATCGGCAACGAGATCATCCCGGGTGCCATCGGCCTGGACGAACTCAAGACCCGCATCGCCAATATGCGCGAATGCGGCGAAACGCAGTGCGAGAGTTAATTCCGACATCGCAGTACCCCTCCTGGCCTCTCCTGATAGAGTAGGCCACGAGGGGCTATCCGAGCAAAAACCCTGCCCGGCCGCTGCAACGAAGCCCCACTTTTGCCGCCTTCTTTGCCTTTTCAGTGCAATTCGTGTAACCGCGCTTGCGCCGGCAGGAGCACCCGGTGCAAAAGGCAAAAATCATGGCTAAGCGCGTTCTCGTCCTCAACGGCCCGAACCTCAATCTGCTCGGTACCCGCGAGCCAGATATCTATGGCGCGGCGACGCTCAAGGATGTCGAGGCGCTATGCAAGCAGACGGGCGAGGAAGCCGGCCTCAGCGTCGATTTCCGCCAGTCCAACCACGAGGGCGAGCTGGTCACCTGGATCCAGGATGCCCGCACGACCGCCGATGCCATCCTCATCAACCCGGCGGCCTATTCGCACACGTCTGTCGCAATCCACGATGCCCTCAAGGCTGTCGGGCTACCGGTTGCCGAGGTGCACCTGAGCAATATCCACCAGCGCGAAGCCTTCAGGCACCATTCCTATGTGTCGGCGGTGGCGTTCGGTGTCATTTGCGGCTTTGGCGTCACCGGGTATAGACTGGCGCTCTTGGCGCTTGCCGAAAAACTCAAATAACGATCAACGCGTCCAGCGCGGGAGACCGAGAAGAATGACCAAGTCATCACAAGTGGATCAGGACCTGATCCGGGCCATTGCCGAGCTGCTCAACAAGGAAAATCTCGCCGAGATCGAGATCGAGCAGGAGGACTTCCGGGTCCGCGTCACCCGCTCCTACGCTAATGAGGGCGTCGCCTACGCTGCCCCCGCGCCGCAATTTTTCGCGCCGCCGCAGGCCCCCGCGGCGCCGATGGCGCCCGCTGGCTCTGTGGCCGCTGCCGCAGCGCCTGCCGCCAACGAGGACCTGTCTTCCAATCCGGGGACCCTCACCTCGCCCATGGTCGGCACGGCCTATCGTTCGCCCGAACCGGGCAAGCCGACCTTCGTCGATGTCGGGACCAAGGTCAGCGAAGGCCAGACCCTGCTCATTATAGAAGCGATGAAGACGATGAACCAGATCCCGGCGCACCGCTCGGGCACCGTCACGCGCATCCTCGTTCAGGATGCCCAGCCGGTGGAATACGGCGAGCCGCTCGTCGTCATCGAGTAAGGGGGGCCCCATGTTTCAGAAGGTCCTCATCGCCAACCGTGGCGAAATCGCCTTGCGCATCCTGCGCGCCTGCAAGGAACTCGGCATCCAGACCGTGGCGGTCCATTCCACCGCCGACGCCAATGCCATGCATGTCCGCCTGGCCGACGAAAGCGTGTGCATCGGTCCGCCGTCGGCCAAGGACAGCTACCTCAACATCCCCTCGATCATGGCCGCCTGCGAGATCACCGGCGCCGACGCGGTCCATCCCGGTTACGGTTTCCTCTCGGAGAACGCCCGCTTCGCCAAGATCCTGACCGAGCACAAGGTCACCTTCATCGGTCCCTCGTCGCACCATATCGAAATCATGGGCGACAAGATCACGGCCAAGAAGACAGCCGTCGAACTCGGCATTCCGGTCGTTCCGGGCTCCGCCGGCGCGGTCGAAACCGAAGCCGACGCCAAGAAAACTGCAGCCGAGATCGGCTACCCCGTCCTGATCAAGGCAACCGCCGGTGGCGGTGGCCGCGGCATGAAGGTGGCGCAGAGCGAAGCCGATGTGCTTGTCGCCTGGTCGACTGCCCGCTCGGAAGCCAAGGCCGCCTTTGGCAACGATTCCGTCTATATGGAAAAATATCTCGGCAAGCCGCGCCATATCGAGGTGCAGGTGCTGGGCGACGGCCAGGGCAATGCCGTGCATCTGGGTGTCCGCGACTGCTCTCTGCAGCGCCGCCACCAGAAGGTTTGGGAAGAAGCCGGTGGCCCAACGATCGCTCCCGAAGAGCGCGACAAGATTGGCGAGATCTGCGCTTCCGCCATGCGCAAGCTCAAATATTCCGGCGCCGGCACCATCGAGTTCCTGTACGAGAATGGCAGCTTCTACTTCATCGAGATGAACACCCGTCTGCAGGTGGAGCATCCGGTGACCGAGCGCATCACCGGAATCGACATCGTCTATGAGCAGATCCGTGTGGCATCGGGCGAAAAGCTCTCGCTGACGCAGGACAAGGTGCAGTTCTATGGCCATGCCATCGAAGTGCGCATCAATGCCGAGGATCCGCAGACCTTCGCGCCCTCGCCCGGCACCATCACCTTCTACCACCCGGCCGGCGGCGTCGGCGTACGCGTCGATTCGGCGGTCTATCAGGGCTACAAGATCCCACCCTATTACGACTCGCTGATCGGCAAGCTCATCGTCTATGGCCGTACCCGCGACGAATGCCTGCAACGCCTGCGCCGCGCCATCGACGAGTTCGTCGTGGACGGCATCAAGACCACGTTGCCGCTGTTCCAGCGCCTGATCCGCGAACCCGACATCCTGGCCGGCAATTACGACATCCACTGGCTGGAAAAGTACCTGGCCGCGAACAAGGTTTAGGGCGCTCTTCACCTCTCCCTTTTGGGGGAGAGGTCGACCCGAAGGGTCGGGTGAGGGGGCCTTTACTGGGTGCGGTGCCTGTTGAAGGCCCCCTCACCCGGCGCTGCGCGCCGACCTCTCCCCCAAAGGGAGAGGTGAAGAAGGAACCCGCATGGCCCGCCGGCAAGACCCCTTCGACATCGAGATCACGCCCGAGCTGATCATCCGGGCCTATCGCGCGGGCATCTTCCCGATGTCGGAGGATGCCGAGGACGAGGACCTGTTCTGGGTGAGCCCGGAAATGCGCGGCATCATCCCGCTGGATGGCTTTCATCTCTCGACCAGCCTGCGCAAGGCCATCCGCAAATCGGGCTTCGTGGTAAAGGTCGATACCGACTTCGATGCCATCATCGAGGGCTGTGCGACCGTGGGGCAGGATCGCGATACGACCTGGATCAACCGCACCATCCGCTCGGTCTATGGCGAGCTGTTCCGTCGCGGCGTGGCCCACACCGTCGAAGTCTGGGATGGTCCCGATCTCGTCGGCGGGCTCTATGGCCTGGCCATCGGCGGCGCATTCTTCGGCGAGTCGATGTTCCACCGGCGCACCAATGCCAGCAAGATGGCCATGGCGCACCTGGTCGAGCGGCTCAATGCCGGCGGCTTCGTGCTGCTCGACACCCAGTTCGTCACCGACCACCTGGCGTCGCTGGGCGGTATCGAAATCCCGCGCGAGCACTATGAGGAGCGCCTCGCCGAAGCGCTCCTCATCGAAGGCGATTGGTCGGCTTGGGACAAACGCCCCGCTATTTGATGCGGAAGGCGATCTCGGTGACGGGGTGGCCCGACGGGTCCTCCCCCGGATCCTTGTGGTAGATTTCGAGCCGCGTGGCATCCACGAAGCTGTCGCCCTCGACCCGACCGGCAAAGTCGTGGCCCTGCTTGCGGGTCCAGTCGTCGAGCTTCATGTTGGCATCATGCAGCTCGTGATAGGGCACCGTCGCGGTAATCGACGCATATCGGCCGCCCGGAATACTGCCGGTGACGAAGCGGCCATCGGCCGGCAGTACCGTCGCGGTGGGCATGCCCACATGCATCTCCATCGTGCCGCCGGGATGGAAGCCGACATAGTTGAAGAATGGCGGTCCCGTCAGTTCGCCGCCCTTGCTCTCAACCCACTTGATCACGTCATCGATCAACGGCGGCGCCTTTTCGGAAATCTCCGGCTGGCGCAGCTTGAGCGCGATGGCAGCGAAGGGCTGGGGTGGCTTTTCGACGATGGTTGGTTCGGTCAGCATCGTTGCTCTCCTCTTATGATGGCCCCAGCCTAGCCGAGCCACCCTGCCCCGCTTGATCGCACTTGCTAGTCGATCAGCGCACCGCCCGTCGCATTGGCAAAGGTCGCCGTCATGCCGGCGGCTAGGTCGCTCGATAGCAGCGTGGCCGCGTCGGCCACCTGCGCCAGCGCCGTCACCCGGCCCAGGGGCACACCACTGCCCCACTCCGCCGACAGTTCCTCGAACGTCTTCCCCGTGGCGTCGGCATGCTGCTGCCAGGCGTCGCGCACGCCCGGCGCGTCCGGCGACCCTGGCGAGCGCACCCAGCAGACGCGAACACCCTGCTTGCCCACTTCCTGGCCCAGTTGGCGCAGGAAATTTTCCACTGCCGCGCAGGCAATGCCGAAGCCGCCGACATTGGCCATCGTCACGCGCCCGACATTGGCCGTGATGCCCACGATCACGCCCCCGCCATGCTCGGCCATGTGCCGCGCGACGATGGTGCCGGTATGGAACCAGGTGCGCATGCCTCCGATGACCGGCATCATCACCGCGTCATAGCCCATCTCCGACATGTGCATGCCCTGCACGTCGTCCCAGACCACGCTGTTGAACATTACCTTGACCGGCCCCAGCCGCGCCGAGACATCATTGAGATGGGCTTCGATGGAGGCCGGGTCGCGCGCATCCACCAGCGTCACCTCCGCCTTGCCGCCGGCTGCACGAATATCCCCCGCCACCGCCTCCAGCGGCGTCCGATTGCGCGCCGCCAGCACCACATGGGCACCCTCCCGGGCATAGGCCCTGGCCACCGCGCCACCGACCGCGCCACTGCCGCCATAAACGATGGCGGTCTTGTTCTCAAGCAACATGGATTTTCCTCTGATCTGCCCGCAGCCTCGTGCCGCGGCGCCCCGAGGTCAAGGACGCCGCTCGCTTGTTGCCACCGACATCAATGTCGAAAATTACCGCTGGTCGGGCGGCGGCACGT comes from Devosia oryziradicis and encodes:
- a CDS encoding pyridoxal phosphate-dependent aminotransferase, with protein sequence MTDQPTDGLMPFHAMEILKRAKAIETTGRTVCHLEVGEPGAPPAPRVIEAVAKALPLAQGYTNAKGLDELRHGLSRYYQDQHGVSVDADSILCTMGSSAGFIIAFHAAFRPGARIAITRPGYPAYVNTLLGLGFSIAEIPLSSTNGWRLTGADIAAAYAAAPFDGLLFASPANPTGAAVDRAGLAEIVATCKRLGIRLISDEIYHGLDYRAPSVSALELTRDAVVINSFSKYYCMTGWRIGWMWLPEDLVRRAEILQQNLFISAPTLSQIAATVALGERDYAEEQKAGYAANRQLLNDGLQSLGFDIGNPSDGAFYAYAGISAFSNDSLAFCERLLDQAGVAVTPGIDFDRAGGSRYVRFSYAGRRETIEMALERMAAFLR
- a CDS encoding DsbA family protein, whose amino-acid sequence is MSRVTLALVALVGILAGAFGYSVLSRPAPQTDVAAVQAMIDEAIAAYDTKQVQAASSAPQPVAALDPAELNPLIESYLMSDPKILQRMSVALDTTLQAEERSQATTAIASMRDAIYNDPGQVVLGNPDGDVTLVEFFDYNCGYCRAAVPDMAALLAEDPNLRIILKEFPILSNESIDAARVAVLVGEADVDYWSFHEALFTSRSQVDKQVALNAAADLGLSPVALELDMGAENVAKTIQTSYEIAKALNITGTPTYIIGNEIIPGAIGLDELKTRIANMRECGETQCES
- the aroQ gene encoding type II 3-dehydroquinate dehydratase, with translation MAKRVLVLNGPNLNLLGTREPDIYGAATLKDVEALCKQTGEEAGLSVDFRQSNHEGELVTWIQDARTTADAILINPAAYSHTSVAIHDALKAVGLPVAEVHLSNIHQREAFRHHSYVSAVAFGVICGFGVTGYRLALLALAEKLK
- the accB gene encoding acetyl-CoA carboxylase biotin carboxyl carrier protein is translated as MTKSSQVDQDLIRAIAELLNKENLAEIEIEQEDFRVRVTRSYANEGVAYAAPAPQFFAPPQAPAAPMAPAGSVAAAAAPAANEDLSSNPGTLTSPMVGTAYRSPEPGKPTFVDVGTKVSEGQTLLIIEAMKTMNQIPAHRSGTVTRILVQDAQPVEYGEPLVVIE
- the accC gene encoding acetyl-CoA carboxylase biotin carboxylase subunit: MFQKVLIANRGEIALRILRACKELGIQTVAVHSTADANAMHVRLADESVCIGPPSAKDSYLNIPSIMAACEITGADAVHPGYGFLSENARFAKILTEHKVTFIGPSSHHIEIMGDKITAKKTAVELGIPVVPGSAGAVETEADAKKTAAEIGYPVLIKATAGGGGRGMKVAQSEADVLVAWSTARSEAKAAFGNDSVYMEKYLGKPRHIEVQVLGDGQGNAVHLGVRDCSLQRRHQKVWEEAGGPTIAPEERDKIGEICASAMRKLKYSGAGTIEFLYENGSFYFIEMNTRLQVEHPVTERITGIDIVYEQIRVASGEKLSLTQDKVQFYGHAIEVRINAEDPQTFAPSPGTITFYHPAGGVGVRVDSAVYQGYKIPPYYDSLIGKLIVYGRTRDECLQRLRRAIDEFVVDGIKTTLPLFQRLIREPDILAGNYDIHWLEKYLAANKV
- the aat gene encoding leucyl/phenylalanyl-tRNA--protein transferase produces the protein MARRQDPFDIEITPELIIRAYRAGIFPMSEDAEDEDLFWVSPEMRGIIPLDGFHLSTSLRKAIRKSGFVVKVDTDFDAIIEGCATVGQDRDTTWINRTIRSVYGELFRRGVAHTVEVWDGPDLVGGLYGLAIGGAFFGESMFHRRTNASKMAMAHLVERLNAGGFVLLDTQFVTDHLASLGGIEIPREHYEERLAEALLIEGDWSAWDKRPAI
- a CDS encoding GyrI-like domain-containing protein yields the protein MLTEPTIVEKPPQPFAAIALKLRQPEISEKAPPLIDDVIKWVESKGGELTGPPFFNYVGFHPGGTMEMHVGMPTATVLPADGRFVTGSIPGGRYASITATVPYHELHDANMKLDDWTRKQGHDFAGRVEGDSFVDATRLEIYHKDPGEDPSGHPVTEIAFRIK
- a CDS encoding SDR family NAD(P)-dependent oxidoreductase, which encodes MLLENKTAIVYGGSGAVGGAVARAYAREGAHVVLAARNRTPLEAVAGDIRAAGGKAEVTLVDARDPASIEAHLNDVSARLGPVKVMFNSVVWDDVQGMHMSEMGYDAVMMPVIGGMRTWFHTGTIVARHMAEHGGGVIVGITANVGRVTMANVGGFGIACAAVENFLRQLGQEVGKQGVRVCWVRSPGSPDAPGVRDAWQQHADATGKTFEELSAEWGSGVPLGRVTALAQVADAATLLSSDLAAGMTATFANATGGALID